One window of the Cryptomeria japonica chromosome 7, Sugi_1.0, whole genome shotgun sequence genome contains the following:
- the LOC131042030 gene encoding probable LRR receptor-like serine/threonine-protein kinase At3g47570 has translation MAALLLLPLMLSILLISALPHPLNNLSHHHHHQQQLLLQFKAAVSRNGTSLLDWTPIHPFCNWSGVICNSHSVHAIYLSHTNLDGTISPVLGNLSSLRSLDLSLNNLTGIIPSQLSQLPNLQTLSLYNNRLEGSIPSQLGRLPHLQILWLHKNELQGSIPPELSLLTSLEQLYLGSNSLTGTIPPSFKNLSALVVLDLVENKLYGPIPGSLGNLSALTTLSLADNHLQGHIPPELCMLARLQMLDLFKNNLSGTIPTCLTNLSNLIELKLDRNWLSGHIPWQIGTKLFNLRFLSLWENRLSGNIPNSLGNCSSLEQLYLDGNQLGGTMPVELGKIVMVQAIDISGNQLTGVIPNSLGDCTALERLNLSHNTFVGPIPDSFSKLQNLQEIDLSFNNLSGQIPEAGLFPDRTVVTFFMGNSGLCGPKNYLLPPCPNQNKDKHSLLKKIILSVVGTIAFTLCCFIIGILWRHKISGRLVRRSSFNFQRLGYPKFSYQDLAIATSGFDESNLLGVGNFGSVYKGILKDGKVVAIKALDLQNEEAEKSFRVECELLGRIRHRNLIKIISAFYYPAFKGLVLQFASNGSLEKHLYPHRDDEEFCELGLNECLSIAADVAHGMEYLHHDSPLQIVHCDLKPSNVLLDANLTALVTDFGISRLTTTNSTDSLSTITFALKGSIGYIAPEYGLGGTLSIKGDVYSFGIVILEMVTRKRPTDDMFVGDMSLQKWVRSAFPNRLVEIVDSALLRDVNENIEDNKCLISFIHVGLLCTIDSPRERPSMRNVANALENLKKSLMGDASASNLTSTISELLDNTNPTETLASDSESSTF, from the exons ATGGCTGCTCTTTTGTTGCTACCTTTAATGCTTTCCATACTTTTAATCTCTGCTCTTCCTCATCCTCTCAATAATctctctcatcatcatcatcatcaacaacaactgcTCCTGCAATTCAAAGCTGCCGTTTCCAGGAATGGCACTTCTCTGCTCGACTGGACTCCCATTCACCCCTTCTGCAACTGGTCTGGTGTTATCTGCAATTCTCACTCTGTCCATGCCATCTATTTATCCCATACGAATTTAGACGGCACCATTTCTCCTGTACTGGGGAATCTCTCCTCTCTTCGATCCCTAGATCTTTCCCTCAATAACCTCACTGGTATCATTCCATCTCAACTCAGTCAACTCCCAAATCTACAAACACTCTCGCTGTACAACAATCGATTAGAAGGATCAATTCCATCTCAACTCGGCCGACTCCCACATTTACAGATACTCTGGCTTCACAAAAATGAATTACAAGGCAGCATCCCGCCCGAGCTGAGTCTTCTAACAAGTTTGGAGCAACTTTACTTGGGCTCAAACAGTCTCACAGGTACCATTCCGCCCTCTTTCAAAAACCTGTCTGCCTTAGTTGTATTAGATTTGGTCGAGAATAAGCTCTACGGCCCCATTCCTGGCTCCTTAGGAAATCTGTCTGCGTTGACTACTCTCAGTTTGGCAGATAACCATCTCCAAGGCCACATTCCTCCTGAACTTTGCATGCTCGCTCGCCTACAGATGCTTGACCTTTTCAAAAATAACCTATCAGGCACCATTCCCACCTGTTTGACAAATCTCTCAAATTTGATTGAATTAAAATTAGATAGAAACTGGCTGAGTGGACATATTCCATGGCAAATTGGTACCAAGCTCTTCAATTTGCGTTTCCTTAGTTTATGGGAGAATCGGCTTAGTGGAAACATACCGAATTCCCTTGGAAATTGTTCCAGTCTGGAACAACTTTATTTAGATGGAAACCAACTCGGTGGAACGATGCCAGTGGAGCTTGGTAAAATTGTAATGGTTCAAGCCATAGATATATCTGGAAATCAACTTACTGGTGTCATTCCAAATTCTCTAGGAGACTGCACAGCATTAGAGCGTCTAAATCTGTCCCATAACACCTTTGTAGGTCCAATACCAGATTCATTCTCCAAATTACAAAATCTCCAAGAAATTGATCTTTCTTTCAATAATTTGTCAGGACAGATTCCAGAAGCAGGGCTGTTTCCAGATAGAACTGTTGTAACATTTTTTATGGGGAACTCTGGTCTATGTGGCCCAAAAAATTATTTATTGCCTCCATGCCCAAATCAGAACAAGGATAAACACTccctgctcaagaaaatcatcttaTCGGTTGTTGGAACCATTGCATTTACATTATGCTGCTTCATTATAGGAATTCTATGGAGGCATAAAATTTCAGGGCGACTAGTCCGTCGCTCAAGCTTTAATTTTCAAAGACTCGGCTATCCAAAATTTTCTTATCAAGATCTTGCCATTGCAACGTCTGGATTTGATGAGTCAAACTTGCTCGGGGTGGGTAACTTTGGATCAGTCTACAAAGGAATTTTGAAGGATGGTAAGGTTGTTGCCATCAAAGCTCTTGATTTGCAAaatgaagaagctgaaaagagttTTAGAGTAGAGTGCGAATTGTTAGGGAGGATTCGGCATCGTaacctcatcaaaatcattagtgcaTTTTACTACCCTGCTTTCAAAGGTTTAGTTCTTCAGTTTGCATCCAATGGGAGCTTGGAAAAACACTTGTACCCTCACAGAGATGATGAGGAATTTTGTGAATTGGGATTGAATGAGTGTCTGAGCATTGCTGCAGATGTAGCCCATGGCATGGAATATTTACATCATGATTCTCCTCTACAAATTGTGCACTGTGATTTAAAACCGAGCAATGTGCTCTTGGATGCCAACTTGACAGCTCTTGTGACCGATTTTGGTATATCCCGTTTAACTACTACAAATTCCACAGATTCACTTAGTACAATAACATTTGCACTGAAAGGATCTATTGGATATATTGCTCCAG AGTATGGATTGGGTGGGACACTTTCTATAAAGGGTGATGTTTATAGTTTCGGAATTGTGATATTAGAGATGGTTACAAGGAAGAGGCCAACTGATGACATGTTTGTGGGAGACATGAGCTTGCAAAAGTGGGTGAGATCAGCTTTTCCAAACAGACTGGTAGAAATTGTTGATAGTGCGCTATTGAGGGATGTGAATGAAAACATCGAAGACAATAAATGTCTCATTTCTTTCATTCATGTTGGTTTGCTGTGTACTATTGACTCACCTAGAGAACGACCTTCAATGAGAAATGTAGCCAATGCCTTGGAGAACCTCAAGAAATCTTTGATGGGAGATGCATCTGCTTCCAATTTAACATCTACCATATCGGAACTCCTGGACAATACCAATCCCACAGAAACATTGGCATCTGACAGTGAAAGTTCTACATTTTAG